The Hyperolius riggenbachi isolate aHypRig1 chromosome 3, aHypRig1.pri, whole genome shotgun sequence genome window below encodes:
- the LOC137561919 gene encoding olfactory receptor 10A7-like codes for MWEPNHSNLTTIFLLGFHNMGNFNLLLFIFLFLIYCGTLFGNLLIVTLWSLSKTLHSPMYFFLSQLSITDITLTTEISPNLLRVVLHGNMPMPFSGCIAQYYFFSLSEGSECFLLAVMSYDRYVAICCPLRYTSIMNQRLCILLAVVPWLLSCMVSTVMTVSILHLQFCGPNTIDHFFCDIIPLLELSCSDVSRIKMQTSLFGIPVVILPCLLIVLSYMGIVFTILKISSFTGRLKSFSTCSSHLTVVCLFYGTLFAIYLLPNKGQSQMSNKIMSMLYTVFTPFLNPFIYTLRNEDIKKALKIVFQMLC; via the exons ATGTGGGAGCCCAACCAT AGCAATCTCACCACAATATTTCTTCTGGGATTTCACAACATGGGCAATTTTAATCTATTGCTCTTTATATTTCTTTTTCTGATATACTGTGGAACACTATTTGGAAACCTCTTGATTGTCACTCTTTGGTCCCTTAGCAAGACCCTCCACTCTCCCATGTACTTCTTCCTCTCCCAACTCTCCATAACTGACATCACACTGACCACAGAGATTTCCCCTAACTTGCTACGTGTTGTACTACATGGTAACATGCCAATGCCATTTTCTGGCTGCATCGCCCAGTATTACTTCTTTAGTTTGTCAGAAGGATCTGAATGTTTTCTTCTAGCTGTGATGTCTTATGACCGATATGTGGCCATCTGTTGTCCACTGCGCTATACCTCTATTATGAACCAAAGACTATGCATCTTATTAGCTGTTGTACCTTGGCTATTGAGTTGCATGGTGTCAACAGTCATGACAGTTAGCATATTACATCTACAGTTCTGTGGCCCCAACACGATTGACCATTTCTTCTGTGATATAATTCCTTTGCTTGAACTTTCTTGTTCAGATGTGTCCAGAATCAAAATGCAAACATCCTTATTTGGAATCCCTGTAGTAATCTTACCATGCCTGTTAATAGTGCTTTCTTATATGGGCATTGTTTTCACCATATTAAAGATCTCATCCTTTACAGGCAGACTGAAGTCTTTTTCTACCTGCAGCTCCCATCTCACGGTGGTGTGTTTATTTTATGGGACTCTATTCGCCATTTACTTGCTTCCAAATAAAGGCCAATcacagatgagcaacaaaataatGTCTATGTTGTATACAGTGTTTACACCTTTTTTGAATCCATTTATATatactttaaggaatgaagatatTAAGAAAGCTTTGAAAATTGTTTTCCAAATGTTATGCTAG